From the genome of Agromyces intestinalis:
GTGCGCATCCTGCCCGGTCTCTCGACCGTGATCGGTTCCACCGAAGAGGAGGCGCAGCGACGCTGGGACGAGCTCGACTCCCACCTGTCGTTCGAACAGGAGTACGCGCAGATCTCGGGGCGGCTCGGCGTCGACGTGCGGGAGCTCGACCTCGACGCGCCGCTGCCGTGGGAGAAGTTCCCGAAGCCCGATGACTCGTTCCGCACCAGCCACGGCTTCCTCGAGGCGCAGCTCAGCCTGGCGCGGCGTGAGAACCTGACCCCGCGTCAGCTCGTGAAGCGCATCCGCAGCGGGCACCGGCTCGCGGTCGGCACGCCCGAGCAGATCGCCGACACGCTCGAGCAGTGGTTCCGGGCGGGTGCCGGAGACGGGTTCAACATCATGCCCGACGCGTTCCCGTCGGGTGCCGAGATCTTCGTCGACCACGTCGTGCCCGAACTGCGCCGTCGCGGACTGTTCCGGCACGAGTACGAGGGCACGACGCTGCGCGATCACCTCGGGCTGCCGCATCACGACCTGATCGAGGCCGACGAGCGCGAGCGGGCCGGGTCGCGAGCGCTCGCGAGCTGATCGGATGCCACGTCGCCGGTGCATCTCGTAGGACTCGCGCGGCGACACGCCGACGGGGCGGCGCGGCCTCCGGCGTGTCGGCCGCCGACTCCTACGCTCGGCGCACGCCCGCGACTCGACGACGGACCGGCCGGCCTGGTCGTGACGCAGCCGCCTCCCAGCGAGCCCGCGCGTAGGATGGGTCGGTATCCCTCCTGACGTGAAAGAGGTCCCGGTGGCCGAGGTCCACGACGCTGCGCCGAGCACGGCCGGCTCCTGGGTCGTCCCCGTCGTGCGAGGCATCCTCGCTCTCGTGCCCGCCGTGGTGATCACGTTCAATCAAGACCACTCCCCCGCGCTCGGCCTGGGCGTGTTCGGCTGGTGGGCCGTCGTCGCCGGCGCCGTCGTCGGCGCGCTCACCCTGCGGCTCCAGCCCGATCGGGTCGTTCGGGGCGTCTCAACCGTGACCGCGGTGGTCACCGTGGTCGCCGGCATCCTCGCGCTCAGCCTGGGGTCGAGCCTGCCCGTACTGCTGTACCTGGTCAGCGTCTGGGCCGCCGTCACCGGATTCGCCGAACTCTACCTCGGCGTGCGTGGCCGCGGTCGGGCGCCCGAAGCACGCGATTGGACGACGGTCGGCGCCTTCACCGCGCTGCTCGCGGTGCTCTTCCTGCTGCTGCCGCCCGACGCGGTCACCGCCGTCGGATTCCTCGGCGTCTACTTCGTGATCATCGGCGTGGCACTGCTCATCGGCGGCTTCTCGCTCAAGTGGGCGGCGAACCGCCCGGCCTCGGATGCCTCGCCGGCGAGCCCGGCCGCGGCATCCGAGGCATCCGCACCCGAAACGGAGCAGTCGTGACCGATCCCTACAAGCCGAACAAGCGCGATGTGCTGCGCCCCGCCGAGTACGTCGGCGGCGCCGCGATCGCGGCGATCTTCGTCGGCGTGATCGTGCTGGCCGGCACGCACGACTGGATCACCGCGCTCATCGGCACCGGCGGCGTGTTCATCGTCGTGCTGGTCGTGCTCGCGCTGCTGCAGATGGCGATCAAGCCCGACGCGTCCGAGCGTGCCGAACTCGAGGGCGACGGCCCCGACGAGCACACCGAAGACCGCCCGGGCCTGCACTAGCCCGCCGCACTGCCTCGCTCGCGACTGAGGTCGATCTGAGCGACTGAGGCTCGGCCAGACCAGGCCCATACGCGCAAATCGACCTCAGTCGTGCGGCGCCAGCCGGTCGACGAGTTCGTCGGCGAGGCCCACGTACGACGCGGGCGTGAGCGCGAGCAGGCGCTGCTTCGCGGCATCCCCGATCTCGAGCGATGAGACGAACTCCGCCAGCTCGGCCGCACCGACCCGCTTGCCGCGCGTGAGCTCCTTGAGCAGCGCGTACGGGTCGCTGATC
Proteins encoded in this window:
- a CDS encoding ABC transporter ATP-binding protein; translated protein: MTDPYKPNKRDVLRPAEYVGGAAIAAIFVGVIVLAGTHDWITALIGTGGVFIVVLVVLALLQMAIKPDASERAELEGDGPDEHTEDRPGLH
- a CDS encoding DUF308 domain-containing protein; translated protein: MAEVHDAAPSTAGSWVVPVVRGILALVPAVVITFNQDHSPALGLGVFGWWAVVAGAVVGALTLRLQPDRVVRGVSTVTAVVTVVAGILALSLGSSLPVLLYLVSVWAAVTGFAELYLGVRGRGRAPEARDWTTVGAFTALLAVLFLLLPPDAVTAVGFLGVYFVIIGVALLIGGFSLKWAANRPASDASPASPAAASEASAPETEQS